The following are encoded in a window of Numida meleagris isolate 19003 breed g44 Domestic line chromosome 9, NumMel1.0, whole genome shotgun sequence genomic DNA:
- the PIGB gene encoding GPI mannosyltransferase 3 encodes MEAAGGLLARARRPEPVRLRKRRSVLYGAAGGAAAQPGAGAAGGTAALTALAVAARALNCALVRTSFVPDEYWQSLEVAHRVVFGYGHLTWEWAHGLRGYPYPLLFACIYKALQLLGKDDVQLLIWVPRLVQAVLAAFADVKLYLLVKHLENAETAKYVYFCQLCSWFTWYTCTRTLTNTMETLLTIFALYYYPIKGSKMGSRWKYLNLIALAIVIRPTAAIPWIPLVFSHFLQEQRKADLILHNCIPIGLVTLGTSLIIDRVFFGEWILVQLNFLKFNVLQNLGTFYGSHPWHWYFTQGLPVILGTHLPFFIHGCVMAPKRYRIFLGAVIWTVLVYSTLSHKEFRFIYPVLPFCMFFCGYSLKHLKAWKKSAASFLLLSNLIPALYTGLIHQRGSLEVMNHIQQLCNSPYQSQPFVFIMMPCHSTPFYSHVHCPLKMRFLQCPPDLTGNENYVDEADLFYSNPLGWLNKEFYNDTLLPSHLIFFSVLEQEISSFLALKGYKKTATVFHTHVPQGRVGSHIYIYRKKPEMNHT; translated from the exons aTGGAGGCGGCCGGAGGACTGCTGGCGCGGGCCCGGCGCCCGGAGCCGGTGCGGCTTCGCAAGCGTAGGTCGGTGCTGTACGGAGCCGCAGGCGGAGCCGCCGCGCAGCCGGGCGCCG GCGCTGCTGGCGGGACTGCGGCTCTGACCGCCCTGGCCGTGGCCGCGCGGGCGCTGAACTGCGCGCTGGTGCGCACCAGCTTCGTCCCGGACGAGTACTGGCAGTCGCTGGAAGTGGCGCACCGCGTGGTCTTCGG TTATGGGCACCTGACGTGGGAGTGGGCGCACGGCCTGCGGGGCTACCCCTACCCGCTGCTCTTTGCCTGCATCTAtaaagctctgcagctgctgggtaAGGATGACGTCCAGCTGCTG ATATGGGTCCCTAGACTGGTACAAGCAGTTCTGGCAGCTTTTGCTGATGTGAAGCTTTATTTACTAGTGAAACACCTCgaaaatgcagaaacagcaaagtATGTG TACTTCTGTCAGCTGTGTTCCTGGTTTACATGGTATACGTGTACCAGAACTCTAACAAACACCATGGAAACTCTTCTCACCATTTTCGCTCTTTACTACTATCCGATAAAAGGTTCCAAGATGGGGAGCAG atggaaatatttaaatttgatAGCACTTGCAATTGTTATTCGTCCCACTGCTGCTATCCCATGGATACCTTTGGTCTTCAGTCATTTTTTGCaagaacagaggaaagcagaCCTCATCCTGCACAACTGCATTCCAATTGG attgGTCACATTGGGAACCTCTTTAATAATTGACCGTGTATTTTTTGGCGAG TGGATACTGGTTCAGCTGAACTTCTTGAAATTCAACGTGCTACAGAATTTGGGAACGTTTTATGGTTCTCATCCCTGGCACTGGTACTTCACTCAAGGACTACCGGTTATCTTGGGTACCCATCTGCCTTTCTTTATTCATGGCTGTGTGATGGCACCAAAACGGTATCGCATCTTTCTAGGGGCAGTGATTTGGACAGTGCTAGTATACAG CACACTGAGCCATAAAGAATTCAGGTTCATCTATCCAGTACTGccattttgcatgtttttttgtg GATATTCTCTGAAACACCTAAAAGCATGGAAGAAGTCTGCAGCAAGCTTCTTGCTTTTATCAAATTTAATCCCAGCCCTGTATACAGGCTTGATTCACCAGAGAGGCTCTCTTGAAGTTATGAATCACATACAGCAACTTTGTAACAGCCCTTACCAGTCACAACCTTTTGTCTTCATCATGATGCCATGCCACTCTACCCCATTTTACAG CCATGTTCACTGTCCTCTAAAAATGAGATTCCTTCAATGTCCCCCAGACctaactggaaatgaaaactatGTTGATGAAGCAGATCTATTTTACTCTAATCCACTTGGCTGGCTTAATAAGGAGTTTTACAATGATACGCTATTACCCAgtcatttgattttcttcagtgtgcTAGAACAG GAAATATCATCATTTCTAGCTTTAAAGGGCTATAAGAAAACAGCCACTGTCTTTCACACTCATGTACCTCAAGGACGAGTTGGAAGCCATATCTACATCTACAGGAAAAAGCCTGAAATGAATCATACCTGA
- the RAB27A gene encoding ras-related protein Rab-27A, which produces MSDGDYDYLIKFLALGDSGVGKTSLLYQYTDGKFNSKFITTVGIDFREKRVVYRPNGPDGVGGRGQRIHLQLWDTAGQERFRSLTTAFFRDAMGFLLLFDLTNEQSFLNVRNWISQLQMHAYCENPDIVLCGNKSDLEDQRMVKEEEAKELAEKYGIPYFETSAANGNNVSKAIDTLLDLIMKRMERCVDKSWIPEGVVRSNGHSSTEQLSEEQEKGKCGC; this is translated from the exons ATGTCTGATGGGGACTATGATTACCTCATAAAATTCCTAGCACTTGGTGATTCTGGAGTAGGAAAGACCAGCCTTCTTTACCAATATACAGATGGCAAATTTAATTCCAAGTTTATCACAACTGTGGGCATCGACTTCCGGGAAAAGAGAGTG GTGTATAGACCCAACGGGCCAGATGGCGTTGGTGGCAGAGGACAGAGGATACATCTTCAGCTCTGGGATACTGCAGGGCAGGAAAG GTTTCGTAGCTTAACAACTGCTTTCTTCAGAGATGCCATGGGGTTTCTTCTACTCTTTGATCTGACAAATGAGCAAAGCTTCCTTAATGTCAGGAACTGGATAA GTCAGCTACAAATGCATGCGTACTGTGAAAACCCCGACATTGTATTATGTGGAAACAAAAGTGATCTGGAAGACCAACGAATGGTGAAAGAAGAAGAGGCTAAGGAACTTGCAGAAAAATATGG GATACCATATTTTGAAACCAGTGCAGCTAATGGGAATAACGTAAGCAAAGCCATTGATACACTGCTCGACCTCATCATGAAGCGCATGGAGCGGTGTGTTGATAAATCCTGGATCCCAGAAGGGGTAGTGCGCTCCAACGGGCACAGCTCTACAGAACAATTGAGTGAGGAgcaagaaaaaggcaaatgtgGCTGTTGA